From a region of the Citricoccus muralis genome:
- a CDS encoding CoA-binding protein — MSTALPDRTWTGPSAPERLRLLREAKSIAIVGASDKPARASYFVATYLNSSTTFDLYFINPILAEKGTEILGHRVYASLADLPVVPDLVEVFRKAEDTPGIVEEARAIGAKTVWLQLGIWNEDAAHAAESGGMNMVMDRCVKIEHARFHGGLNLAGFNTGVISSRRQQLDR; from the coding sequence ATGAGCACCGCACTGCCTGACCGCACCTGGACCGGCCCGTCCGCACCCGAGAGGCTGCGCCTGCTGCGCGAGGCGAAGTCCATCGCCATCGTCGGCGCCTCGGACAAGCCGGCCCGCGCGTCCTACTTCGTGGCGACCTACCTGAACAGCTCGACGACGTTCGACCTGTACTTCATCAACCCGATCCTCGCGGAGAAGGGCACCGAGATCCTCGGCCACCGGGTCTACGCCTCACTGGCGGACCTGCCCGTGGTGCCGGACCTGGTGGAGGTCTTCCGCAAAGCCGAGGACACCCCCGGCATCGTGGAGGAGGCCCGTGCCATCGGTGCGAAGACCGTCTGGCTCCAGCTCGGCATCTGGAACGAGGACGCCGCTCACGCGGCCGAATCGGGCGGGATGAACATGGTCATGGACCGTTGCGTGAAGATCGAGCACGCCCGCTTCCACGGCGGCCTCAACTTGGCCGGCTTCAACACCGGGGTGATCTCCTCCCGGCGCCAGCAACTGGACCGGTAA
- a CDS encoding O-acetylhomoserine aminocarboxypropyltransferase/cysteine synthase family protein, with product MAEHQFGFRTRALHAGAVPDAVHGSRAVPIHQTTSYVFESAQDAANLFALQKYGNIYSRIGNPTVAAFEERMAALEGGIGAVATASGMSAEFVTFAALAGAGDHIVASSKLYGGTITQLDVSLRRFGVETTFVDSMEAADFEAAIQPNTKAVYTEIVANPSGDIVDLPGLARVAHAAGVPLIVDATLTPPYLIRPFEHGADIVIHSATKFLGGHGTTLGGVVVESGLFPWDNGKFPAMTEPVPSYGGVSWWGNFGEYGFLTKLRSEQLRDFGPALPPASAQQLMLGIETLAQRMDAHLANAQRVAEWLEADDRISWVNFAGLPSHPHHERGKELLPLGVGSVFSFGVKGGRDAGASFISHLQLASHLANIGDAKTLVLHPASTTHQQLSAEQLVSAGVPEDLIRLSVGIEDVEDILWDLDQALEAAVNGAASTVPATEEVSE from the coding sequence GTGGCAGAACACCAGTTCGGCTTCCGTACCCGCGCGCTGCATGCCGGCGCCGTCCCTGATGCCGTGCACGGCTCCCGCGCCGTGCCGATCCACCAGACCACCTCCTACGTCTTCGAGTCCGCGCAGGACGCCGCGAACCTGTTTGCTCTGCAGAAGTACGGCAACATCTACTCCCGCATCGGCAATCCCACGGTCGCCGCCTTCGAGGAGCGCATGGCGGCGCTGGAAGGGGGAATCGGCGCGGTCGCGACGGCGTCCGGCATGTCTGCCGAGTTCGTCACCTTCGCCGCCCTGGCCGGCGCCGGGGACCACATCGTGGCCTCGTCCAAGCTCTACGGCGGCACCATCACGCAGCTGGACGTCTCGCTGCGCCGCTTCGGGGTGGAGACCACCTTCGTGGACTCGATGGAGGCGGCGGACTTCGAGGCCGCCATCCAGCCGAACACCAAAGCCGTCTACACGGAGATCGTGGCCAACCCCTCGGGGGACATCGTGGACCTGCCCGGCCTGGCCCGCGTGGCCCACGCGGCCGGGGTGCCCCTGATCGTGGATGCCACCCTGACCCCGCCGTACCTGATCCGCCCCTTCGAGCACGGTGCGGACATCGTCATCCACTCCGCCACCAAGTTCCTCGGCGGCCATGGCACCACCCTGGGGGGCGTCGTTGTCGAGTCCGGGCTGTTCCCGTGGGACAACGGCAAGTTCCCGGCCATGACCGAGCCCGTGCCCTCGTACGGTGGCGTCTCCTGGTGGGGCAACTTCGGCGAGTACGGCTTCCTGACCAAGCTGCGTTCCGAGCAGCTGCGCGATTTCGGGCCCGCCCTTCCGCCGGCCTCCGCCCAGCAGCTCATGCTCGGTATCGAGACCCTCGCTCAGCGCATGGACGCCCACCTGGCCAACGCCCAACGGGTGGCCGAGTGGCTCGAGGCCGACGATCGCATCTCCTGGGTGAACTTCGCCGGCCTGCCCTCCCACCCGCACCACGAGCGCGGCAAGGAATTGCTCCCGCTGGGTGTGGGCTCCGTGTTCAGCTTCGGGGTCAAGGGAGGGCGCGACGCCGGCGCCTCCTTCATCTCGCACCTCCAGTTGGCCAGCCACCTGGCCAACATCGGCGATGCGAAGACCCTCGTGCTGCACCCTGCCTCCACCACGCACCAGCAGCTGAGCGCTGAGCAGCTCGTCTCCGCGGGCGTTCCGGAGGACCTGATCCGCCTGTCCGTGGGCATCGAGGACGTGGAGGACATCCTCTGGGACCTGGACCAAGCCCTCGAGGCCGCCGTGAACGGCGCCGCCAGCACTGTCCCCGCCACCGAGGAGGTCTCCGAATGA
- a CDS encoding NADPH-dependent F420 reductase, with the protein MTRMGIIGSGSIGAGLARLAVAAGHDIMIANSRGPETLAALVSDLGTGAQAGTVDEAARYGDLTILAIPLSAYESLPAEALSGRTVLSTGNYYPSRDGRITVLDSLDLATAEYEATLLPGAEIVKAFNNIVAHHIPSLARPAGAQDRSGMAVSGDSDEATALVSEVVDSFGFDPVDAGPLAESWRVEPESGAYTLSTPPIPSRSTRTSPRTPAHQSPRRGFAS; encoded by the coding sequence ATGACTCGCATGGGCATCATCGGCAGTGGATCAATCGGGGCGGGGCTTGCCCGGCTGGCCGTCGCGGCCGGCCACGACATCATGATCGCGAACTCGCGCGGCCCTGAGACGCTCGCAGCACTCGTGAGCGACCTCGGCACCGGAGCTCAGGCTGGAACCGTGGACGAGGCTGCCCGGTATGGCGACCTCACGATCCTCGCGATCCCGCTGTCGGCCTATGAGTCTCTTCCGGCCGAGGCGCTGTCCGGCCGTACCGTGCTCTCGACGGGCAACTACTACCCCAGCCGCGACGGACGGATCACCGTGCTCGACTCGCTGGATCTCGCGACCGCCGAATATGAGGCGACGCTTCTGCCTGGCGCGGAGATCGTGAAGGCATTCAACAACATCGTCGCCCACCACATCCCCTCGCTCGCTCGCCCGGCAGGGGCGCAGGACCGTTCGGGTATGGCCGTGTCCGGTGACTCCGACGAAGCCACAGCGCTCGTCTCGGAGGTCGTCGACAGCTTCGGGTTCGATCCGGTCGATGCCGGTCCGCTGGCTGAGTCCTGGCGGGTCGAGCCGGAATCGGGCGCGTATACGTTATCTACGCCGCCGATCCCGAGTCGTTCTACTCGAACTTCTCCGCGGACACCGGCGCACCAGTCCCCGCGCCGCGGCTTCGCGAGTTGA
- a CDS encoding MerR family transcriptional regulator encodes MRIGELAQKTGVPARMLRYYEEQGLIAPRRLQNGYREYEDYLVHRVRKIRGLLDSGIPTRIIGDMLPCLNNTEATVVADPDPELREMLVEQRGKRTERISFLEQNRDALTRYIEAMDRAVPASAAS; translated from the coding sequence ATGAGGATCGGTGAGCTGGCCCAGAAGACCGGGGTGCCCGCGCGCATGCTCAGGTACTACGAGGAACAAGGCCTCATCGCGCCGCGTCGTCTCCAGAACGGCTACCGGGAGTACGAGGACTACCTGGTCCACCGGGTTCGCAAGATCCGCGGACTGCTCGACTCCGGGATCCCGACCCGGATCATCGGCGATATGTTGCCCTGCTTGAACAACACCGAGGCCACCGTGGTCGCGGACCCCGACCCGGAACTGCGGGAGATGCTCGTCGAGCAACGAGGCAAGAGGACGGAGCGCATCTCGTTCCTTGAACAGAACCGGGACGCCCTGACCCGCTACATCGAAGCCATGGACCGCGCCGTCCCGGCGTCCGCAGCGTCCTGA
- a CDS encoding nitroreductase — protein MSTITEAIRSRRSPRAFLSDPLPGDVIREVLEDARWAPSHSNTQPWTTHVASGAARDTLSSALLEAHDAGIRSPDFTETYGDGVHLERSQRLAAATYGVRGIARDDRAGRNEVVRENLRFYGAPHVAMMFVPQLGDGVRAASDVGMYAQNFLLSLHGHGYQGIPQAVHGMYADTVRRTLGVPSDQKLLFGIAFGTADPDSPLRSLDIGRVPLDHSVVLHDTGTLDDGVLQDAADAGTARSMASM, from the coding sequence ATGTCCACGATCACCGAGGCCATCCGTTCGCGTCGCTCGCCGCGCGCTTTCCTGTCTGATCCCTTGCCCGGAGATGTGATCCGTGAGGTGCTCGAGGACGCTCGCTGGGCGCCATCACACAGCAACACGCAACCGTGGACCACGCATGTCGCCTCCGGGGCCGCGCGGGACACGTTGAGTTCGGCGTTGTTGGAAGCTCACGATGCCGGCATACGCTCTCCTGACTTCACCGAGACCTATGGCGACGGCGTGCATCTCGAGCGCTCCCAGCGCCTTGCTGCCGCGACGTATGGGGTCCGTGGCATCGCGCGCGACGATCGCGCTGGTCGCAACGAAGTCGTGCGCGAGAACTTACGCTTCTACGGTGCACCGCACGTAGCAATGATGTTCGTCCCGCAGCTCGGGGATGGGGTGCGTGCGGCCAGCGATGTGGGTATGTACGCGCAGAACTTCCTGCTATCGCTACACGGCCACGGGTACCAGGGGATCCCTCAGGCGGTCCATGGCATGTACGCCGACACGGTGCGCAGGACGCTCGGGGTGCCTAGCGACCAGAAGCTGCTCTTCGGCATCGCGTTCGGAACGGCTGACCCGGATTCACCTTTGCGCAGCCTCGACATCGGGCGCGTCCCGCTGGATCACAGCGTGGTGTTGCATGACACGGGCACGCTCGACGACGGCGTCCTTCAGGACGCTGCGGACGCCGGGACGGCGCGGTCCATGGCTTCGATGTAG
- a CDS encoding metallophosphoesterase family protein: MDMTAAFDASGPVRLLLLADTHVPTRARALPAQVWQAVEAADVVFHAGDWQVPEVLDELKSRAHRLVGVWGNNDGEELRRRLPEIARVEINGVRFAMTHETGAARGREQRMATAFPEDDVLIFGHSHIPWNTVAGEGTANPGLRLLNPGSPTDRRRQPECTVMTATVQDGRLVDARLVPVDRTP; encoded by the coding sequence ATGGACATGACCGCCGCTTTCGATGCCTCCGGACCGGTCCGCCTGCTGTTGCTGGCGGACACTCACGTCCCCACCCGGGCGCGCGCCCTGCCTGCGCAGGTGTGGCAGGCCGTGGAGGCGGCCGACGTCGTCTTCCATGCCGGGGACTGGCAGGTCCCCGAGGTGCTGGACGAACTCAAAAGCCGTGCCCATCGCCTGGTGGGCGTGTGGGGCAACAACGACGGCGAGGAGTTGCGCCGGCGACTGCCGGAGATCGCGCGGGTGGAGATCAATGGTGTACGGTTCGCCATGACGCACGAGACCGGGGCGGCCCGTGGCCGGGAGCAGCGGATGGCCACCGCGTTCCCGGAGGACGATGTCCTCATCTTCGGCCACAGCCACATCCCTTGGAACACCGTGGCCGGGGAGGGGACGGCCAACCCCGGGCTGCGGCTGCTGAACCCCGGCTCGCCGACAGACCGGCGACGCCAGCCCGAGTGCACCGTGATGACCGCTACGGTGCAGGACGGGCGGTTGGTGGACGCCCGGCTGGTCCCGGTGGATCGGACACCCTGA